From Ptychodera flava strain L36383 chromosome 3 unlocalized genomic scaffold, AS_Pfla_20210202 Scaffold_26__1_contigs__length_13983176_pilon, whole genome shotgun sequence, one genomic window encodes:
- the LOC139125975 gene encoding uncharacterized protein, producing MLVSVTLPNTLPGENTTPTQQTNLSMQERREKQAEVFDGAIKMLNNFWRREHDGFPITPIPVPCMKANMPYNDHEDVEKLFKKGIREILTTPAFVNLRQEYVFLVKHCVRRTYMLEFVKCNDPSCSHCSCKPIRAKNLISYIKQMGGQLPTPGFSHIHAGHYMTWLEMNNYIQHLQQPVVGIDKGCPSIADVKVCPRGCQYVISSVSDGEKHDFLVHYTERQSDMQKKRRAQKRAANSPTTMDLTEGDSCTTAAEPQSWLCTYKLPDGTECRFMGETYYQLRKHKHQSQHFVRRRELEFPENEVGLLLRTLTEQTKKWSSFWTVVLLDEQCAAVTTINEMVLVLPLKGETWTLFVLFLFTHQ from the exons atgttggtgtctgtgacactgccaaatACGTTGCCGGGAGAAAATACAACTCCAACTCAACAGACAAATCTATCCATGCAGGAAAGACGGGAAAAGCAGGCTGAAGTCTTTGACGGGGCAATCAAAATGTTGAATAATTTTTGGAGAAGGGAGCATGACGGTTTCCCTATAACGCCAATCCCTGTTCCTTGTATGAAAGCCAACATGCCATATAATGATCATGAAGACGTTGAAAAACTGTTCAAAAAGGGAATACGTGAAATACTTACGACTCCAGCCTTTGTAAACCTCCGGCAAGAGTATGTCTTTTTGGTAAAACATTGTGTACGGAGAACTTATATGCTGGAATTTGTCAAGTGCAATGACCCATCTTGCTCTCACTGTTCTTGCAAACCAATCCGTGCTAAAAATCTCATAAGCTACATAAAGCAGATGGGTGGTCAACTGCCAACTCCAGGTTTTAGTCATATCCATGCAGGACACTATATGACATGGTTAGAAATGAACAATTACATACAACATTTGCAGCAGCCAGTAGTTG GTATCGACAAAGGGTGCCCATCTATAGCTGATGTCAAGGTGTGTCCACGAGGCTGCCAGTATGTTATCTCTTCTGTTAGTGATGGCGAGAAACATGACTTCCTGGTACATTACACTGAAAGGCAGTCTGATATGCAGAAGAAGAGGCGAGCTCAGAAGAGGGCAGCGAATTCCCCTACTACTATGGATTTGACTGAAGGAGATAGCTGTACCACAGCAGCTGAACCTCAGTCTTGGCTTTGCACGTACAAGTTGCCTGATGGCACAGAATGTAGATTCAT GGGTGAAACCTACTATCAGTTGAGAAAACACAAGCATCAGTCCCAACACTTCGTCAGGAGAAGAGAGTTAGAATTTCCTGAAAATGAAGTAGGCCTACTTCTACGTACTTTGACCGAGCAAACAAAGAAGTGGTCGTCTTTCTGGACGGTAGTCCTCCTGGATGAGCAGTGTGCAGCTGTTACAACCATAAATGAGATGGTTCTTGTCTTACCTCTGAaaggagaaacctggactttatttgtattgttcttGTTCACTCATCAATAA
- the LOC139125976 gene encoding vitellogenin receptor Yl-like: MKLLGVFTVSLLASVVRGAVIKQETSGARVYARRALGVQESSVCEQFFGADYPYICNNNAMCLYCPGKTVGDGTCQVCNGNNECSTGEDEEGCTVHTEPYLNSLCSNYDPDFPFSCATVGSSGVTKCLQESQICDGLWHCEDGSDENSCDYSKQYGTANGQCPVPSQSKLGENAASFDSQMLAAHNYFRCLHGSPSMTTSATMKTQATTAVENSAATSGLQHTFTGENLALMSMPIADAQVKP, from the exons ATGAAACTGCTTGGTGTTTTTACAGTGTCGCTTTTAGCAAGCGTTGTTCGGGGGGCTGTCATCAAACAG GAAACTTCAGGCGCTAGAGTGTATGCACGACGCGCCCTTGGTGTGCAGGAGAGTTCTGTCTGTGAACAGTTCTTCGGCGCCGACTATCCGTACATCTGCAACAACAACGCGATGTGCCTGTACTGCCCCGGCAAGACTGTCGGGGACGGTACCTGCCAGGTCTGCAACGGGAATAACGAATGCTCCACCGGGGAAGATGAAGAGGGTTGCACAG TTCATACAGAACCATATCTGAATTCTCTGTGTTCAAATTACGACCCCGACTTCCCGTTCAGCTGTGCAACCGTCGGATCGTCCGGTGTCACCAAGTGTCTGCAGGAGAGTCAGATCTGTGACGGCTTGTGGCACTGTGAAGACGGCAGTGATGAAAATAGCTGCG ACTACAGCAAGCAGTACGGCACAGCCAATGGCCAGTGTCCAGTCCCTTCTCAAAGTAAACTCGGCGAGAACGCCGCCTCTTTCGACTCACAGATGCTGGCTGCTCACAATTACTTCAGATGTCTTCATGGCTCTCCTTCGATGACGACAAGTGCAACTATGAAAACTCAAGCGACAACTGCTGTTGAAAACAGCGCCGCCACCAGCGGACTCCAACACACCTTCACAGGAGAGAATTTGGCCCTGATGTCAATGCCCATAGCTGACGCACAG GTCAAACCATAG
- the LOC139125699 gene encoding E3 ubiquitin-protein ligase TRIM45-like, giving the protein MDPEPLYAEIDDVGYKHTYMRLNTAEQKRLRERPSADRLPKAAAVCSSCNRSFKNAKLLPCSHIICLDCADVMISHGVLTCPTCNREHKMPADGAVSLPDCSFLDVLMDGALDSGSAPGKTPVAKGQMGKTWDVLCCVCTKKNSSKFCSDCGIVMCAQCSKTHKNIPATKNHRLMTIDEYKEGALLQAGVFRPNECPKHKGREMSSYCATCDVPICELCVSFQHRKPNHKHKSLKETMGKKQGLLLRKLEDARKKACSLEGLSSELERRDKASAEWYKKKEEEIKVGFKQLMDGLTNAMKFVEAEQEELLRDLHTTRGAEKTMLNGLKEKTDKSLDEMKTCLGAGANLLQHSNEVGFLSLVGDTMATIDKNIDTELGQVPSLTPKAGPSPEDKLGAITDEALSIVVTGNDRLKYVELKKKSKGTLKGTLKSLRK; this is encoded by the exons ATGGATCCGGAACCATTGTATGCTGAGATCGACGATGTGGGatacaagcatacatacatgagGCTGAACACGGCCGAACAAAA ACGGCTGAGAGAACGACCAAGTGCAGACAGACTACCGAAAGCCGCTGCCGTTTGCTCCTCGTGTAACAGGTCATTCAAAAACGCGAAGCTGTTGCCGTGTTCTCACATCATCTGTCTCGACTGCGCCGATGTGATGATCTCCCATGGTGTTCTCACCTGTCCGACGTGCAACAGGGAGCACAAGATGCCGGCAGATGGCGCTGTCTCCTTGCCGGACTGTTCCTTCCTCGATGTCCTGATGGACGGGGCCCTTGATTCGGGGTCGGCTCCAGGCAAGACCCCCGTCGCTAAAGGCCAAATGGGGAAAACGTGGGACGTGTTGTGCTGCGTTTGCACCAAGAAAAACTCGAGTAAATTCTGCAGCGACTGCGGTATCGTCATGTGCGCCCAATGCAGTAAGACCCACAAGAACATACCCGCGACCAAGAATCACCGATTGATGACGATCGACGAGTACAAAGAGGGCGCCCTTCTGCAGGCGGGAGTGTTCAGACCGAACGAATGCCCAAAACACAAAGGGCGCGAAATGTCGTCTTACTGCGCAACGTGCGATGTCCCGATTTGCGAGCTGTGCGTGAGCTTTCAACACAGAAAGCCCAACCACAAACACAAGTCGCTGAAAGAGACGATGGGGAAGAAGCAAGGGCTGCTCCTGCGGAAGTTGGAGGACGCGAGAAAGAAAGCCTGTTCACTGGAAGGCCTGAGTAGTGAACTTGAAAGGAGAGACAAAGCTTCGGCGGAGTGgtacaaaaagaaagaagagGAGATAAAAGTTGGTTTCAAGCAGTTGATGGATGGACTGACGAACGCCATGAAGTTCGTGGAAGCCGAGCAAGAGGAATTACTTCGGGACCTCCACACCACCCGCGGCGCAGAGAAAACGATGCTCAACGGTCTCAAGGAGAAGACGGACAAGTCTCTGGACGAAATGAAGACCTGCCTCGGCGCCGGCGCCAACCTGCTGCAGCACAGCAACGAGGTCGGGTTTCTGTCGCTAGTCGGGGATACCATGGCAACCATCGACAAGAACATCGACACGGAACTTGGACAGGTGCCAAGTCTGACCCCTAAAGCAGGGCCGTCGCCCGAGGACAAGCTCGGCGCTATAACAGACGAAGCCCTGAGCATAGTCGTGACTGGCAACGACCGATTGAAATACGTCGAGCTGAAAAAGAAGAGCAAAGGGACCTTGAAAGGGACACTGAAGTCATTAAGAAAGTAA